The DNA sequence CGCGGTCGGCGTCGCGCAGGTCGGCCAGCGCCCGGGTGACCTCCGGTCCCCACGCGGAGATGTCGTCGACCTGGGTGAACAGCGTCGCCGACTCCCGGATGGCCGATTGGAGCCGGTGCTCGGCATCGGCCAGCGGTACGGGCTCGGGGTCGGCGTCGGCCGCGGGGTAGGGGGCCCATGAGACGCCGACGTAGGAGGACCCGCGCCGGTCCTCCTGCGGCACGAGTCCGATCTGGCCCCCTTCCAGGCGCACCAGTACGGCCTCGCGGGCGTCGATGGCGGCCCTGTTCAGCTCGGCCTCGCCCACCAGGCCCAGCGGATCGCCGGGGACGGGCAAACACAGCCGGAACGCGCTCAGCCCGTGGGAGCGCAGCCGGGCCAGCGAGGATCGCAGCGGTGCGCCCGACTCGAATGGCAGACCCTCGGCCGCGGAGCCGATCACGTGCGGACCGGTACCCCGCTCCACCGCGCTGACGGCGTCGTCGAGCCCGGCGCGGCCCGCCAGCCAGGCGTTGCCCCACGCGACGAGCTGTGCGGATGAGAGTTCTCGCAGCATCGGTTCAGCCTAGATCGGTGAGCGGACGATCGGCGACGTCCAGTAGGTTCGCTTCGGTGAGGTCCGCCGCCGCGCGGGCCTTCGACGCGCTGCAGAGCCGCGGCACTCCGGCGCGGCCGCACAGCGCTTGACGGGCGGCTTGATCCCAGTATGACGACGGAGAGTGCGATGAACGGCCAGGTGCTGCGCATGAGCGGCGTGACGGTGCGCCGCGGCGAGGCGGAACTGCTGCGCGAGGTGGAGTGGACCGTCGAGGAGGACGAGCGCTGGGCGGTGCTGGGCCCCAACGGCGCCGGCAAGACGTCGCTGCTGAGTGTCGCCGCCGCGCAGCTGGCCCCCGACTCCGGCGCCGCGCAGGTCCTCGGCGAGGACCTCGCCGAAGCCGACACGACCGAGATGCGCAGCCTTGTGGGGTTCGCGAGTTCCGCACTGGCCAACCGCGTCCCGGACGCGACGCCGGTGCTCGACCTGGTCATCAGTGCCGCCTACGGCTACGTGGGGCGCTTCGGCGAGGAGTACGGCACCGTCGACTACGGCCGCGGGCGCGCGCTGCTGTCGCGCTGGGGCGTTTCCCACCTGGCCGAGCGGCGCTTCGGCACGCTCTCCGAGGGAGAGCGCAAGCGGGTGCTGATCGCCCGGGCGCTGATGGCCGACCCGGAGCTGCTGCTGCTGGACGAGCCGGCCGCCGGGCTCGATCTGGGCGGCCGCGAGGACCTGCTGGGGCGGTTGGGTGTGCTGGCCGGCGACATCGACGCACCGGCGCTGGTGGTCGTCTCGCACCACGTGGAGGAGATTCCGCCGGGGTTCACCCACGTGCTGATGATGCGGGAGGGGGCGGTGACGGCCGCCGGGCCCGTGGAGTACGCGATGACCGGCGAGAACCTGAGCGAGACGTTCGGGCTGGAGCTGAAGGTGGAGCGCGACGGCGAGCGGTGGAGTGCCCGCGCGGTGTGAAGCCGGGACCGCGCGGCCGCTGGGCGTCGGCCGGAGCCACTATCGGGCGGGTGCATTCGGGCGGGCCCCGGCGGCCGAGGAGGGGCCGCGCAAGTTCCCGTGACCCTGGACTGCTGCAAGGTGCAGACACAAACCCCCGCATCCGGCTGGCCGTAATCAATGCCGTTGTCCGCATGCGGCCAGCTCATACCGGTTTGGTGCGAGGTCATCGGGCTTCTGCGGGGACGAGCGGGCGCATCCGTCTTATGATCGCCGCGTGCGCCGGTGGCTGCCTCCTCCGCGCGCACCGGTCGCCGTGCACCACACGCCGTGCTCCGGCGGCTGCGCAGTGACCCAGTGACCGCCTGTGTCCCCTCGACAGGAGAGCCGGAGCCGCCCGATGGGAACCATCGTCATCATCCTGCTGGTCTTCGTCGCCGTTCTGGCTGTGATCGGCTGGCGCAGCGTCCGCATCGTCCCCCAGGCCATGGCCGACGTCGTGGAGCGGTTCGGCGGCTATCACCGCACGCTCAGCTCGGGATTCAACATCGTGGTCCCCTTCGTCGACCACGTCCGCGAGCGCATCGACCTGCGCGTCCAGGTGGTCAGCTTCCCGCCGCAGGCCGCCATCACCCAGGACAACCTCTCGGTCAACGTCGACACCGCGGTCTACGTGCGGGTAACCGACCCCTACAACGCCACCTACAAGGTCGCCAGCTTCATCCAGGCGGTCGAGCAGTTGGCGTCGGCGACGCTGCGCAACGTGGTCGGCGGCATGGATCTGGAGCAGACGCTGACCTCGCGGGACGAGATCAACCGCGAACTGCGCGCCGTCCTGGACGAGGCCACGGCGGAATGGGGCATCGAGGTCAGCCGTGTCGAGTTGAAGGCCATCGAACCCCCGGAGTCGGTGCAGGAGGCGATGGAGAAGCAGATGCGCGCCGACCGCGACAAGCGCGCGGAGATCCTCAGCGCCGAGGGACAGAAGCAGTCGGCCATTCTGCGGGCCGAGGGAGAGCAGTCGGCCGCCGTGCTCAGCGCCCAGGGCGCGGCCGATGCGGAGAAGGTGCGCGCCAAGGCCGAGGCCGAGGCGATGACGGTGCGCGCCCGCGGCGAGGCCGACGCGATCACCATGGTCGCCAAGGCGCTGAAGACGGGCGGCGTCAGCCAGGAGGTCCTGGCCTACGAGTACCTGCAGAAGCTGCCGGAGATCGCCCGCGGCGACGCCAACAAGGTGTGGATCGTGCCCAGCGAGATGGGCCGGGCACTGGAGGGGATCGGCGAGGTGTTCGAGCGCGTGCGCGACACCGCCGAGGAGCCGTCGGAGACCTCTCCTTCCTCGCCCGACTCCAACGGGACGCTGACCAGGCACCCGCTGCAGGGCTGACACGCCCCCGCGGCGGCGGGCGTCCGTGCCCGCCGCCGCAGCGGCTGTCTGCCCCGCAGCGGCCTTCGAGCGGCCGCGGGGCGTCTTCTCGAAGATGCACCGCGCCGCGGAGGACGCGGCGGGGCGGCGCTTACCGCTCGGCCTCGCCGGAGACCTGCGCGGCGAGCGGGGTGTCGTGGAGCCGGCCTTCCCCTGCCGTCTCCGTGTTCTCCCGCTCGTAGCGCGCCCGTGCGGCCGTGAGCAGGTCCCACCACGAGGTGACGTCCGGCCGGCGCCGCAGCAGGGCCCGGCGCTCGCGTTCGGTCATCCCTCCCCAGACCCCGAACTCGATGCGGTCGTCCAAGGCTTCCGCCAGGCACTCGGTGCGCACCGGGCAGCCCCGGCAGATCAGCTTCGCGCGGTTCTGCGCTGCACCCTGGACGAACAGTGCGTCGGGGTCGACCTCGCGACACAGTGCACGGGTCCTCATTTCAGCTGTCCACATGTTGCCCCACTCCCAAGATCAGCATGTGTGTTGTGTGCGCCGGCGGGCGCGGTCGCCGGCGGGGGACGGCGGGGAACGGACACCGGCCGGAAGCGATTCCGCTCGCTGGTCCGGACAGGGGGTCGGCTCTTCGCGGCGGACCGGGGTTTCGGCGCGCTGTGTCTTTCCTCACCGCTGAGGACGAAACTACGGACCGGCGGAGATTGTCGACAGGCCCCATTGGGCCCATTTCTGATATAGCCCGAGTGGGCCATAGCCAACAGGGCGCACAGCCGCAACACCGGCGGTCGCCGCGCCGACACCGGGAGGCATCCGCCCAGGGAACGGCCCGGCGTCCGGCCGAGGGGGCGGGGGCGATCCGCTTGCGCGGTGTGACGCACCGCGCTCCGCCCTCATGCGCGCCTGGGACGACAACCACGTAGACTGTATGCAGTGGACGCGCGTTCGGCCAGGTCAGCGGCCCGGTGCTGCGCTCCACACGGCGTGCGGAGCCTGCAGTGCGCTCCCGTCGATACGCGCGAACCCGTTGCGAAGGGTGTCCATGAGTGTGTGGGAGGCGCTCGCCGTTCTGCTGGCGGGCATCGGCGCCGGCGGCATCAACGCGGTCGTCGGCTCCGGAACCCTGTTCACCTTCCCCGTGCTGCTGGCCTTCGGCTACCCGCCGGTGACCGCGTCCATCTCCAACAGCATCGGCCTGGCGCCCGGTACACTCACCGGAACCATCGGCTACCGCCGCGAGTTGCGCGGCCAGGGCAGGCGCCTGCTGCGGCTGGCGGCGATGTCCTGCCTGGGCGCGCTGACCGGCGGGGTGCTGCTGCTCAACCTGCCTTCGGAGGTTTTCGAGAGCGTCGTCCCCGTGCTCATCGGGCTGGCCTGTGTGCTCATCATCGTCCAGCCCCGTCTCTCCCGCCGGCTGCGTGAGCGTCGGCGCCGCGCCCCGGGCCGCGGACCGCTGCTGCCGCTGGGCGTCTACGCCGCCGGGACCTACGGCGGGTACTTCGCCGCCGCTCAGGGGATCGTGCTGATCAGTGTGCTCGGCACCGCGCTGGACGAGGACATGCAGCGCATCAACGCGCTGAAGAACGCGCTCGCCGCCGTGGTCAACGGCACCGCGGCCGTCTTCTACATCACCTTCGGCTCACCGTCCTGGCCGGTGGCGGCGCTGATCGCGGCCGGGTCGACCATCGGCGGCTACACCGGCGCGCGGCTCGGCCGCAAGCTCAAGCCGTTCGCACTGCGCGGGCTGATCGTGGCGGTCGGACTCACCGCGGCCGTTCAACTCGTGCTCGACCGCTTCTGATGCGCAGACCCGGGCGTCCGGGACCCCGGCGGTCCCTTAGGAAAGGCGCGGCCGCCAGGGGGCGGGGAACCCTCCGGGAGATCCTGAGACCGTTTCCCACCGGGCCGGTCAGCCCGGGAGAGTCCGCGCAGGGTTCCTCCGCCCATTCGAAGATCAGGACTCAGCCGACCGCCAGGTACCCGCGGCGCTCGGCGTCCTCGATCAGCGCCACGGCGTAGGAACCGAGCGCCTCCGATCCCTCCGCGATGATCTTCACCTTCTCGGCCACCTGGGAGCGCGTGACCCCGTGGCGCACCCACGTGCCACCCTCGGTGTGCCAGTTGGCCAGCATCGGCGCGAGGCGGTCGATGGCCTTGGCGAAGCGGGCCTCGGCGGTGCCGCGCGCCTCGAACTCCTCCCACAGGGCCCGCGTGCTTCGGGCCTGGTCCTCCGGCAGCAGCGCGAAGATGCGGTCGGCCGCGGCGCGCTCCCGCTCGGACTGCGAGTCGGCCTGCCCGGGGTCGTAGATGAACGTGTCGCCGGCGTCGATCTCGACGATGTCGTGCAGGACCAGCATCTCCACCACCCGGTCGATGTCGGTGCCCGCCGGGGCGTACTCGGCGAACACGCGCGCGGCCAGGGCCAGGTGCCAGGAGTGCTCGGCGTCGTTCTCGCGGCGCGAGCCGTCCACGAGCATGTTGCGCCGCAGGATGCGCTTCAGTTTGTCGGTTTCCAGGATGAACCGGAGCTGGGACGTGAGCCGTTCGTGATCGACGCCGCTGGCGAACACCGGTGCCGGTTCCGTCACGTAAGCCGCCCTCCTAGGAACAATGGATCGTCACGATGAAACCAGGGACTACCCGACCGCCCATGGGGATGATCCCATGCAACGGCGGCCGACTGACGCCGGAGCGTCTGACTCCGTCCATCCCGGCCGCCGCTGGGATGATTCCATGCAACGGCGGCTGACTGACGCCGGAGCGTCTGATATTGGAGGCGGCATGGAGCGGCGAATGAACGCACGGCCACGGCTTGTCGTCATCGGCGGCGACGCGGCGGGAATGAGCGCCGCATCGCAGGCCCGGCGGCAGCGCGGCACCGAGGATCTGGAGATCCTCGCCCTGGAGCGCGGACCCCACACATCCTACTCGGCATGCGGTATCCCCTATCTGGTCGGCAGAACCGTATCGAGTTCCGACGACCTCGTCTCGCGCGACCCCGCCACATTCCGCGACGAATTCGGTATCGACGTGCGCACCGGGACCGACGTCGAGGCGATCGACCTCGCCCGCCGCACGGTCACGGCCCGCGGCTCGGACGGCGAGGCGCGCGAAGAGCCGTTCGACCAACTCATGATCGCCACCGGCGCGGTCCCGGTGCGTCCCGACCTGCCCGGCATGGACGCACCGGGCGTGTTCGGCGTGCAGACCCTCTCCGACGGGATCGCCGTGCGCGAGTTCGTCGACAACGAGAAACCCGAGACCGCGGTCGTGGTCGGCGGCGGCTACATCGGGCTGGAGATGGCCGAGGCGTTCGTGCAGCGGGGCATGCGGGTGCACCTGGTGGAGGCGGCGGACGAGCCCATGGGCACCCTCGACCGCGACATGGGACGCATCGTCCGCGACGCCGTGGCCGGGATGGGCGTGGAGGTGCACATGCGCGAACCGGTCACCGGCATCGAGACGGCGCCGGGGGGCCGGGTGCGCGCCGTGGCCACCGAGAGCACACGGTATGCGGCCGACATCGTCGTACTGGGGATGGGCGTGCGGCCCAACAGCGATCTGGCGCGCGCCGCGGGGATCGAGGTGGGCCCCACCGGGGGTATCGCGGTCGACGCGCGGATGCGCACCTCGGCCGAAGGGGTGTGGGCCGCGGGCGACTGCGTGCAGAGCCTGCACCGGGTCTCCACCGCGCCCGTGGCGATCGCGCTGGGCACCCACGCCAACAAGCAGGGCCGCGTCGCGGGCACCAACATCGGCGGCGGCTACGCCCGCTTCGGCGGTGTGCTCGGGACGGCGATCAGCAAGGTGTGCGGGCTGGAGGTGGCGCGCACCGGGCTGAACGAGACCGAGGCCGAGCGCGCCGGCTTCGAGTTCGAGACCGAGGTCCTGAAGTCCACGACACGGGCCGGCTACTACCCCGGCGCCACCGAGATGACGACGAAGATCCTGGCCGAGCGGCGGTCCCGGCGGTTGCTCGGCGCGCAGATCGTGGGCTGGGAGAATGCCGCCAAGCGCATCGACGTGCTGGCCACGGCCTTGTGGAACAGCATGTCTGTCGAGGACATCGCGGCCATGGACCTCGGCTACGCGCCGCCGTTCTCGCCGGTGTGGGACCCGGTGC is a window from the Streptomonospora litoralis genome containing:
- a CDS encoding sulfite exporter TauE/SafE family protein; the encoded protein is MSVWEALAVLLAGIGAGGINAVVGSGTLFTFPVLLAFGYPPVTASISNSIGLAPGTLTGTIGYRRELRGQGRRLLRLAAMSCLGALTGGVLLLNLPSEVFESVVPVLIGLACVLIIVQPRLSRRLRERRRRAPGRGPLLPLGVYAAGTYGGYFAAAQGIVLISVLGTALDEDMQRINALKNALAAVVNGTAAVFYITFGSPSWPVAALIAAGSTIGGYTGARLGRKLKPFALRGLIVAVGLTAAVQLVLDRF
- a CDS encoding HD domain-containing protein, with product MTEPAPVFASGVDHERLTSQLRFILETDKLKRILRRNMLVDGSRRENDAEHSWHLALAARVFAEYAPAGTDIDRVVEMLVLHDIVEIDAGDTFIYDPGQADSQSERERAAADRIFALLPEDQARSTRALWEEFEARGTAEARFAKAIDRLAPMLANWHTEGGTWVRHGVTRSQVAEKVKIIAEGSEALGSYAVALIEDAERRGYLAVG
- a CDS encoding ABC transporter ATP-binding protein; the protein is MNGQVLRMSGVTVRRGEAELLREVEWTVEEDERWAVLGPNGAGKTSLLSVAAAQLAPDSGAAQVLGEDLAEADTTEMRSLVGFASSALANRVPDATPVLDLVISAAYGYVGRFGEEYGTVDYGRGRALLSRWGVSHLAERRFGTLSEGERKRVLIARALMADPELLLLDEPAAGLDLGGREDLLGRLGVLAGDIDAPALVVVSHHVEEIPPGFTHVLMMREGAVTAAGPVEYAMTGENLSETFGLELKVERDGERWSARAV
- a CDS encoding WhiB family transcriptional regulator; the protein is MWTAEMRTRALCREVDPDALFVQGAAQNRAKLICRGCPVRTECLAEALDDRIEFGVWGGMTERERRALLRRRPDVTSWWDLLTAARARYERENTETAGEGRLHDTPLAAQVSGEAER
- a CDS encoding SPFH domain-containing protein, whose product is MGTIVIILLVFVAVLAVIGWRSVRIVPQAMADVVERFGGYHRTLSSGFNIVVPFVDHVRERIDLRVQVVSFPPQAAITQDNLSVNVDTAVYVRVTDPYNATYKVASFIQAVEQLASATLRNVVGGMDLEQTLTSRDEINRELRAVLDEATAEWGIEVSRVELKAIEPPESVQEAMEKQMRADRDKRAEILSAEGQKQSAILRAEGEQSAAVLSAQGAADAEKVRAKAEAEAMTVRARGEADAITMVAKALKTGGVSQEVLAYEYLQKLPEIARGDANKVWIVPSEMGRALEGIGEVFERVRDTAEEPSETSPSSPDSNGTLTRHPLQG
- a CDS encoding FAD-dependent oxidoreductase; this translates as MNARPRLVVIGGDAAGMSAASQARRQRGTEDLEILALERGPHTSYSACGIPYLVGRTVSSSDDLVSRDPATFRDEFGIDVRTGTDVEAIDLARRTVTARGSDGEAREEPFDQLMIATGAVPVRPDLPGMDAPGVFGVQTLSDGIAVREFVDNEKPETAVVVGGGYIGLEMAEAFVQRGMRVHLVEAADEPMGTLDRDMGRIVRDAVAGMGVEVHMREPVTGIETAPGGRVRAVATESTRYAADIVVLGMGVRPNSDLARAAGIEVGPTGGIAVDARMRTSAEGVWAAGDCVQSLHRVSTAPVAIALGTHANKQGRVAGTNIGGGYARFGGVLGTAISKVCGLEVARTGLNETEAERAGFEFETEVLKSTTRAGYYPGATEMTTKILAERRSRRLLGAQIVGWENAAKRIDVLATALWNSMSVEDIAAMDLGYAPPFSPVWDPVLITARKLAERM